GTGGCCTTTCTCGGTGAGTTTTCTCCTCAGCAGCGCGTAGTTCTCGATGATGCCGTTGTGGACGACGGCGATCGCGCCCGTGCAGTCGGTGTGGGGGTGAGCGTTCTGCTCGTTTGGGACGCCGTGCGTCGCCCACCGGGTGTGGCCGATGCCGATGGTCCCGCTGAGCGCCGAGAGGTCGAGGTGGTTATCCGAGATCCTCCCGTTCCTTTTGACGACCCTGATGTCCCCGTTCTCTGTTGCGACACCGAAGGAGTCATAGCCCCGGTACTCCAGGCGCTTGAGGCCCTCGATGATCAGGGGCGCCGCGTCCCTCCAGCCGATATATCCTACTATCCCGCACATGGTCTTCACGAATCCGGCTAACTCTGCTAATCTCCTGTGATCCTATAATAGTTTTGCACCGTCGGGGACTTCCCCGTAAATGGTTTTCCCGTCATCGATGACCACATCGTTCCCGACGATGCAGTTCCTGAAGATACAGAACGGTGCCGAACAGATGTGGTCGCCGATGATCGCCCCGAATTTCGCCCCGATCATCTCCCTTTCTATCGAGAAGATCGTCTTTGTGGGGAAGGTGGTGGCGTGGTCGCCGAGGTGCGACCCTGTCCCGACGACCGCCTCGACGATCCGGGAATGGGACCCGATGCTCACGTCGTCGAGGAGGACAGACTGGCCGATCATGGTGAAGGGTTCGACCCGTGCCCTGGCGCCGACGCTCGTCTCGGACGTGATGACACAGTTTGCGCCGATGTCGCAGTCGTCCCCGATGATCGCAGGTCCGAGGATGGTGGTGTTCGGGCCGATGGTCGTCCCTTTCCCGATCGAGACCCGGCCCCGGATCACGACGCCGGGCCCGCTCCTGCCTGCCCGCTCCGGCCTGACGTCCCGGAGCAGGGCGGCGTTCAGTTTGAGAAGGTCCCAGGGATAGACCGCGTCCTGCCAGTCGGCGGCGGCGACGGCCTTCAGGGGCGTGCCTGCCCGGATCATCCTGTTGACGGCATCGGGGATCTCCGTCTCATCGAGGTACTGGAGGAAGGACGGGTCAAGAGAGAAGATGCCTGTCGAGACGGTGAATCCCGGGGCGTCCTGGGGTTTTTCGATCACCTCTCTCACCAGACCGTCCCTGATGACCAGGACACCGAAGTTCGACGGGTGGGGGTGCTCCCAGGTGAGCACCGCGTTCTTCTCCCGCATGATCCTGGCGATGGAGGCGGTGTCGACATAGTTGTCGCCAGGGAGGAGGAGGAAGTCGCCGGTGATCAGGGGTGCGGCGCATGCCAGGGCATGGGCGGTGCCAAGTTGTCTCTCCTGCACGACGACCCTGACCGGGATGTCGAGTGTGTTGAGATGGCGGATCACGTGCTCCTTCTTGTACCCGACGACGACGATGATCTCCCTGATCCCGTTCTTCTCCAGGGCCCTGATGATGTGCTCCAGGATCGGCCTGTTCGCCACCGGCACCATCGCCTTGGGCATCGTGTGGGTGAGGGGCCTGAGCCTTTTTCCTTCGCCTGCTGCGAGAATGACTGCCTGCATCTCTCTTCACCTACCTGATGATGGTCCTCTCGGCAACGGTCCCTTCGACGAGACAGTGGGGGCCGATGAGGGAGTAACTCCCGATGACGCTCCCCACGTTCACAGAGCAGTTGATCCCGAAGAGGACATGGTCGCCGACGATCGCCCCGAACTTCTTTCTGCCCGTCGACCTGCCGCTGGCCGTGACGATGCCGTGGTCGTGCCGGAGGTTCGCAATCTTGGTGCCGGCGCCGAAGTTGCAGCCGCTCCCGATGACCGAGTCGCCGATATAGTTGAAGTGCGGGACTTTGGTTTCAGGGAAGATGATCGAGTTTTTGATCTCGACGGCGTGGCCGATGTGGCAGCGGTCGCCGATCGCGGTCGAGCCCCGGAGATAGGCGTGGGGGCCGATGGTGCACCCCTCCCCGATGATGCAGTCCCCTTCGATGTATGTGCCGGCCTTGACGACCGATCCCTTTCCGAGGACGAGTTTCCCGTGGATGACGACGCCGTTCTCGATCTCCCCTTCCGAGGTCGGTTTCATCCCGGCAAGGAGGGTGGCGCTGGCGTCGAGGAGGTCCCAGGGTGACCCGACGTCCATCCAGGTCGCCAGGCGGTATGCCTGCAGTCGTCCCTCTTTGATGTACTCGGCGAGGGCGTCGGTCAGTTCGTACTCGCCGCGGCCCGAGAGGGAGACCTCTTCGAGGAGGTCGTAGATCCCGGCGTCGAAGAGGTACACTCCCGCGTTGATGGTCCGGCTCTTCGGGTTCGGCGATTTCTCTTCAAGGCCGGTGATGCGGTCGCCGGCCGTGGTGACGACGCCGTAGTCCTGGGGGTGGTCTGATTCATAGACTCCCATGACTGGGGCGTCCATCCGGCAGAGGGCGGCAAGGTCGCGGGTCTCCACGATCATGTCGCCGTTGAGCATCAGGAACCTCCCGGTCACGAGCCCTTTTGTGGACCGGAGGGCGTCGGCCGTGCCGAGCTGGTGGCGCTGCGGCACGTACCTGATGGAGACGCCGAGGCGTTCGCCGTCGCCGAACCACTCCCGCACCTCTCTCTCGCCGTAGCCGACGACAAGAATGATCTCGGTGATCCCGGCGTCCCGCACGGCGGCGATCAGGTGTTCGAGCATCGGCCTGTTGGCGATGGGGAGCATCACCTTCGGTCTCTCCGCGGTGAGGGGGCGCATCCTCTTTCCCTCGCCCGCGGCAAGGATGACGCACTTCATGCAACATCACTCCCGTGGCGGGCCGCGGATACACGCGCCTTCCCCTGCTCCATCATCTTCTGTGCGGCGGCGGCGTCCTTCCCCTCGGCGGTGAAGCGGATCTTCGGCTCTGTCCCGCTTGCACGGATCAGGCACCAGCCGTCCTCCTCCTCGATCCTGATGCCGTCTGTCGGGACGGCGGCGCCGAGTGCGCCCATCAGGTCTCGGGCATTCTCAAGGCGTATGGAGTCCCTGAGGATCGGGTAGGTGGGCATCAGTGCCACTTCGTTGGCGATGTCCCATTCCCCGGCGATCTCGCAGAGGAGGGCGGCGGCATAGATGCCGTCCGGACAGAGGGAATTTTTCGGGAAGATCCATGCCCCTGATGGTTCTCCGCCGAAGTCTCCCCAGCGGAGGAGTTCCTCGGAGACGTAGGTGTCACCGACTGGTGTTCGTCTCACCTCCGCGACCTCCTCGATCGCCATCGAGGCGTCTGCGGTCGTGACGACGCGGCGTGCGCCGAGGTATTTCGCAAAGAGCATCAGCAGGTGGTCGCCGCCGATGTACCGGCCCTTCCCGTCGAAGGCCATCATCCGATCGGCGTCTCCGTCGTGGACGATCCCGCAGGCGGCGTTTGCCTTCCGCACCATGGCGGGCATGTACGGGAGGTTCGCTTCCAGGGGTTCGGAGGGCCTGACAAAGCGGCCGTTCGGGTTGGCATTGAGGGCGAGGGGGCGCACGCCCCCGTCGGCAAGGAGGGATGGGGTGATCATGCTCCCGGCACCGTTCCCGCAGTCCACGACGACATCGAGTCCTTCGGGGAGGGTGAGGGTGCTGAGGATGACGTCTTTGTGGATTGAGACGGCATCGAGGGCGTGGACATGCCCCTGGGATTCCCACCCGGTCCAGTGGTCCTGTGCGAGCGCCTCTTCCATGGCGGCCTGCTGGGCCGCGGTGAAGGAGGAACCGTCCGGGTTGAGGAGTTTGATCCCGTTGTACTCCTCCGGGTTGTGCGAGGCGGTGATCATCACGCCGAGGTCGTGGGCACGTGCGGCACAGGCGACCGTCGGGGTGGGGGCGATGCCGCAACTATAGACGTCGCATCCGGCCGAGAGGAGGCCGGCACTGACACTGTCCGCGAGGACCTGCCCGGTCGTCCGGGCGTCCCTGCCGACGACCGCATTCCCGCCGCGGGATGCAGCCGCAGCCCCGACACGGATGGCCAGGTCGGCGAATCCTCCGGAATATTCTCTTCTGATCCCTGAAGAGCCGAAAAGCATGAGTACGTCTGCACCCTCACAGGATATGAGGTTTGGGGATTGGGCCGCGGGGATCTTTTCAAGGTATCAGGATTATTATAATCGCGATTTGTGCAGCCGCCCCGGAGATGTCGGTCAGGGGGCAGAGGTCTCTGGTCGGGCGATATGGTGTGCGTGTGCTCT
Above is a genomic segment from Methanofollis sp. UBA420 containing:
- a CDS encoding sugar phosphate nucleotidyltransferase yields the protein MQAVILAAGEGKRLRPLTHTMPKAMVPVANRPILEHIIRALEKNGIREIIVVVGYKKEHVIRHLNTLDIPVRVVVQERQLGTAHALACAAPLITGDFLLLPGDNYVDTASIARIMREKNAVLTWEHPHPSNFGVLVIRDGLVREVIEKPQDAPGFTVSTGIFSLDPSFLQYLDETEIPDAVNRMIRAGTPLKAVAAADWQDAVYPWDLLKLNAALLRDVRPERAGRSGPGVVIRGRVSIGKGTTIGPNTTILGPAIIGDDCDIGANCVITSETSVGARARVEPFTMIGQSVLLDDVSIGSHSRIVEAVVGTGSHLGDHATTFPTKTIFSIEREMIGAKFGAIIGDHICSAPFCIFRNCIVGNDVVIDDGKTIYGEVPDGAKLL
- the glmU gene encoding bifunctional sugar-1-phosphate nucleotidylyltransferase/acetyltransferase; amino-acid sequence: MKCVILAAGEGKRMRPLTAERPKVMLPIANRPMLEHLIAAVRDAGITEIILVVGYGEREVREWFGDGERLGVSIRYVPQRHQLGTADALRSTKGLVTGRFLMLNGDMIVETRDLAALCRMDAPVMGVYESDHPQDYGVVTTAGDRITGLEEKSPNPKSRTINAGVYLFDAGIYDLLEEVSLSGRGEYELTDALAEYIKEGRLQAYRLATWMDVGSPWDLLDASATLLAGMKPTSEGEIENGVVIHGKLVLGKGSVVKAGTYIEGDCIIGEGCTIGPHAYLRGSTAIGDRCHIGHAVEIKNSIIFPETKVPHFNYIGDSVIGSGCNFGAGTKIANLRHDHGIVTASGRSTGRKKFGAIVGDHVLFGINCSVNVGSVIGSYSLIGPHCLVEGTVAERTIIR
- a CDS encoding phosphopentomutase/phosphoglucosamine mutase, encoding MLFGSSGIRREYSGGFADLAIRVGAAAASRGGNAVVGRDARTTGQVLADSVSAGLLSAGCDVYSCGIAPTPTVACAARAHDLGVMITASHNPEEYNGIKLLNPDGSSFTAAQQAAMEEALAQDHWTGWESQGHVHALDAVSIHKDVILSTLTLPEGLDVVVDCGNGAGSMITPSLLADGGVRPLALNANPNGRFVRPSEPLEANLPYMPAMVRKANAACGIVHDGDADRMMAFDGKGRYIGGDHLLMLFAKYLGARRVVTTADASMAIEEVAEVRRTPVGDTYVSEELLRWGDFGGEPSGAWIFPKNSLCPDGIYAAALLCEIAGEWDIANEVALMPTYPILRDSIRLENARDLMGALGAAVPTDGIRIEEEDGWCLIRASGTEPKIRFTAEGKDAAAAQKMMEQGKARVSAARHGSDVA